GCCGCAGTCAGAGTGGTCTTACCGTGGTCGATGTGCCCGATGGTGCCCACGTTTACGTGGGGCTTGGTGCGTTCGTACTTCGCTTTGGCCATGATACCTTCCTCCCGTGGTTTTTCAGTCTGGTCCGGCAAACCTGACGACCAGGCGCCCTAAACCGTAAAGAGTGTCTTTTCGTTAGCTGCAAATTCCAAAAATGCAAAGATTCTACATGCCGCCCGCCTGAAAAAAGGTGGAGCCCGCGATCGGAATCGAACCGATGAACCTCTTCCTTACCAAGGAAGCGCTCTACCGACTGAGCTACGCGGGCTGAAACCATTTTTTCCTCACGGCCTGGGCCGTTGTTCACTCCAGGCGAATTATGGAGCGGGAGACGAGATTCGAACTCGCGACATCCAGCTTGGAAGGCTGGAGCTCTGCCAGCTGAGCTACTCCCGCCTGAATTCCCGGAGGGCCTTTTATGTCTTCATTGGCCGAGACTGCGTAGTACGGTTTCAGCGTCCTCCTACGCAGGACTGGCTATGAGTGGTGGTGGGGGGAGGATTTGAACCTCCGAAGGCGTCGCCGACAGATTTACAGTCTGTTCCCTTTGACCACTCGGGAACCCCACCAAATTATTGTCATACCTTTGGAGCCAGCGGAGGGACTCGAACCCCCGACCCACTGATTACAAATCAGTAGCTCTACCAGCTGAGCTACGCTGGCGCACTCGGCCCGGAATCAGCCCCGCCTTACGGCGTTGGCCCTCGCTCCGAAATCATTTTGTTTACACCCATTTTTTGATTAGTGCAAGCAAAAAATGCAAAAAAACTTCGAGCGATCAAAAAATCAGGCATTGGACGTCTGCTGCTCCGGATGTCCAGCCTGACCGATTCTTTCGGGGGCGTTTTACAAGCCTCCTGGTCCGGCCCGCTAAAGATGAAATCCGAACCGATCAAGCTCCGTCGCGGTTTTCTCCGTAGCGGGCGTTGCATTAACATCGAATAATAGGCCTTGTAAACAGCTAATTCACTTTTTGTTAATTTTTTTTCACAATAGGGCGTCCTTGACAAGCCTAGGCGGCGCTGATAAATGAATCCAATTATGAGACGGAAATCCTTCATAACCTCGAAATCCGACAGGCCGACCGGTCTCGGACTTTTCCCAAGACATGTGAATTAACTATATGAAAAAAACGTTTATCTCGTTGTTATGCTTGATAGTTGGCGCCGCCGGCTGCGTTGCGCCCTCGGCCCAGGTCAATACTTCCCCCGCCCGCGCGCGTATGTCCGAGGCTTCTGAATCCGGATCCGCGGCGCTTCCCACACCGGGGCAAATAGCGCAAGTGGAAGAAGTGGAAGAGGTCGCCCCCCATGAACTCATGACCAACGGCGGTCTTGACGAACCGGCCAAGTTCGCTGCCACCGATTACCAGTGCAAGCCCGTCCCCACCCCTGTCGAAAAGGACGCCCAACAGATCCTGGATGAAGCCCTGGCCTCCTGCCAGGCGGCGCAGGATTACTGGCAAAAAGGGGAGTTGGATCAGGCCATTGACGCTCTGGACCAGGCCTACGCCATGCTGCTGTCCATTGAATCGGACAACGGCGCCCCCGGAGTGCTTCAAGCCAAAGAAGACCTTCGCTTTCTCATTTCCAAACGCATGCTTGAAATTTACACCTCCCGGTTCACGGCCGCTACGGGAAATCACAACGCCATTCCCCTGGATATGAATAAATATGTTGAGGCTGAAATCAAGCTGTTCACCGGCAGGGAGAAAAACTTCTTTATCGCCTCCTACCAGCGCTCCGGCCAGTACAGGCCCCAGATAGTGGAAGCCCTGAAGGAAGCCGGCCTGCCCGAGGAGCTTTCGTGGCTGCCTCTGATAGAAAGCGGATTCAAGGTGAAAGCCTTGTCCAGCGCCCGGGCCCTGGGCATGTGGCAGTTTATCGCTTCCACGGGCTACAAGTTCGGCCTTTCCCGCGACCGCTACGTTGACGAACGCATGGACCCGGAAAAATCCACCCAGGCGGCCATCGCCTACCTTAAGGAACTCCACTCCATGTTCGGAGACTGGACCACCTGTCTGGCGGCCTATAACTGCGGGGAAGGAAGGGTGCTTCGAGTCATCCAGCGCCAGAACGTCAACTACCTGGATAACTTCTGGGACCTGTACCAGATGCTCCCCCGGGAAACGGCCCGGTACGTCCCCCGGTTTCTGGCGGCCCTGATCATCATCAACGATCCGGCAAAATACGGCATGGATCTGGGAGTCCCCTACCCGCCCCTGGAGTACGAAACGGTGTCCATCAACAAACAGGTGCACCTGAACCACGTGGCCTCGGCCATCGGCGTGAGCAAGGAGACCCTCAAAGACCTGAACCCGGAGCTCAGGTATCAAATCACCCCGGAAAAGCCTTACGAT
Above is a genomic segment from Desulfatibacillum aliphaticivorans DSM 15576 containing:
- a CDS encoding GTP-binding protein, whose product is MAKAKYERTKPHVNVGTIGHIDHGKTTLTAA
- a CDS encoding LysM peptidoglycan-binding domain-containing protein produces the protein MKKTFISLLCLIVGAAGCVAPSAQVNTSPARARMSEASESGSAALPTPGQIAQVEEVEEVAPHELMTNGGLDEPAKFAATDYQCKPVPTPVEKDAQQILDEALASCQAAQDYWQKGELDQAIDALDQAYAMLLSIESDNGAPGVLQAKEDLRFLISKRMLEIYTSRFTAATGNHNAIPLDMNKYVEAEIKLFTGREKNFFIASYQRSGQYRPQIVEALKEAGLPEELSWLPLIESGFKVKALSSARALGMWQFIASTGYKFGLSRDRYVDERMDPEKSTQAAIAYLKELHSMFGDWTTCLAAYNCGEGRVLRVIQRQNVNYLDNFWDLYQMLPRETARYVPRFLAALIIINDPAKYGMDLGVPYPPLEYETVSINKQVHLNHVASAIGVSKETLKDLNPELRYQITPEKPYDLKVPPGKSSDLLASIDRISKYAFPQDAYVLHRIRRGETLSTIARKYGTSVSKIKRANSMHSTRIVAGKTLKVPIGRGYSAPAASQPVASTPAEHVVRRGDSLWNIAQRYGSTINDIKEANNLKTTTLSVGQKLTIPGKSQTNASGSRTYVVKRGDTPSTIARKHGMSLKQLLALNGLHMKSTIYPGQKILVK